One window of the Streptomyces sp. TS71-3 genome contains the following:
- the hisB gene encoding imidazoleglycerol-phosphate dehydratase HisB, producing the protein MSRIGRVERTTKETSTVVEIDLDGTGQVAVSTGVGFYDHMLDQLGRHGLFDLSVKTEGDLHIDSHHTIEDTALALGGAFRQALGDKVGIYRFGTCSVPLDESLAQVTVDLSGRPYLVHSEPGNMAPMIGSYDTTMTRHILESFVAQAQVALHVHVPYGRNAHHIVECQFKALARALRHASERDPRAAGILPSTKGAL; encoded by the coding sequence ATGAGCCGCATCGGACGAGTGGAACGCACCACCAAGGAAACCTCGACCGTGGTCGAGATCGACCTCGACGGCACCGGGCAGGTCGCCGTCTCCACCGGGGTCGGCTTCTACGACCACATGCTCGACCAGCTCGGCAGGCACGGCCTGTTCGACCTGAGCGTGAAGACCGAGGGCGACCTGCACATCGACTCGCACCACACCATCGAGGACACCGCGCTCGCCCTCGGCGGCGCGTTCAGGCAGGCCCTCGGCGACAAGGTGGGCATCTACCGCTTCGGCACCTGCTCCGTGCCGCTCGACGAGTCGCTCGCCCAGGTCACCGTGGACCTCTCGGGCCGCCCCTACCTGGTGCACAGCGAGCCCGGGAACATGGCTCCGATGATCGGGTCCTACGACACCACGATGACCCGGCACATCCTGGAGTCCTTCGTCGCCCAGGCCCAGGTGGCCCTGCACGTCCACGTCCCCTACGGGCGCAACGCACACCACATCGTGGAGTGCCAGTTCAAGGCGCTGGCCCGTGCCCTGCGCCACGCCAGCGAACGCGATCCGCGGGCCGCCGGCATCCTCCCGTCCACGAAGGGCGCCCTGTAG
- the hisD gene encoding histidinol dehydrogenase: MISRIDLRGAALPEGAALRDLLPRAEFDVQAALEKVRPICDDVHHRGSAAVLEWGEKFDGVRPERLRVPADALRAALEDLDPAVRAALEESVRRARLVHREQRRTAVTTQVVPGGTVTEKWVPVGRVGLYVPGGRSVYPSSVVMNVVPAQEAGVESVAVASPPQRGQDSSAYSAFNGLPHPTILAACALLGVDEVYAAGGAQAVAMFAYGTEDCPQADLVTGPGNIYVAAAKRLLKGRIGIDAEAGPTEIAVLADDTADPVHVASDLISQAEHDPMAAAVLVTHSLELAEAVERELKPQTAATKHVEDRIAPALAGRQSAIVLVDGLEEGLRVVDAYAAEHLEIQTADASAVAERVRNAGAIFVGPWAPVSLGDYCAGSNHVLPTGGCACHSSGLSVQSFLRGIHIVDYTRQALAEVAHHVVTLAEAEDLPAHGAAIKARFGWKVPSA; the protein is encoded by the coding sequence GTGATCTCCCGAATCGATCTGCGCGGTGCCGCCCTCCCCGAGGGCGCCGCTCTGCGCGACCTGCTGCCGCGAGCCGAGTTCGACGTGCAAGCCGCCCTGGAGAAGGTGCGGCCCATCTGTGACGACGTGCATCATCGCGGTTCGGCGGCGGTCCTCGAATGGGGGGAGAAGTTCGACGGGGTGCGCCCGGAGCGGCTGAGGGTGCCCGCCGACGCGCTCCGGGCGGCGCTTGAGGACCTCGATCCCGCGGTGCGCGCCGCCCTGGAGGAGTCCGTGCGGCGCGCCCGCCTCGTGCACCGCGAGCAGCGCCGCACCGCCGTCACCACCCAGGTCGTGCCGGGCGGCACGGTCACGGAGAAGTGGGTGCCCGTCGGCCGCGTCGGCCTCTACGTCCCCGGCGGCCGCTCGGTCTACCCGTCGTCCGTGGTGATGAACGTGGTGCCCGCGCAGGAGGCGGGCGTCGAGTCCGTCGCCGTCGCCTCGCCCCCGCAGCGCGGCCAGGACTCCAGTGCCTACAGCGCCTTCAACGGGTTGCCGCACCCGACGATCCTCGCCGCCTGCGCGCTGCTCGGCGTCGACGAGGTCTACGCCGCGGGCGGTGCCCAGGCCGTCGCGATGTTCGCGTACGGCACCGAGGACTGCCCCCAGGCCGACCTCGTCACCGGTCCCGGGAACATCTACGTCGCCGCCGCCAAGCGCCTCCTCAAGGGCCGCATCGGCATCGACGCCGAGGCCGGACCCACCGAGATCGCCGTGCTCGCCGACGACACCGCCGACCCGGTGCACGTCGCCTCCGACCTGATCAGCCAGGCCGAGCACGACCCGATGGCCGCCGCCGTGCTGGTCACCCACTCCCTGGAGCTGGCCGAGGCCGTCGAGCGCGAGCTGAAGCCGCAGACCGCCGCCACCAAGCACGTCGAGGACCGCATCGCGCCCGCCCTGGCGGGCCGGCAGTCCGCGATCGTGCTGGTCGACGGCCTGGAGGAGGGCCTGCGCGTGGTCGACGCGTACGCCGCGGAGCACCTGGAGATCCAGACCGCCGACGCCTCCGCGGTCGCCGAGCGGGTGCGCAACGCCGGCGCGATCTTCGTCGGCCCCTGGGCGCCCGTCTCGCTGGGCGACTACTGCGCGGGCTCGAACCACGTCCTGCCCACCGGCGGCTGCGCCTGCCACTCCTCGGGCCTGTCCGTCCAGTCCTTCCTGCGCGGCATCCACATCGTCGACTACACCCGCCAGGCGCTCGCCGAGGTGGCCCACCACGTCGTGACGCTCGCCGAGGCCGAGGACCTGCCCGCGCACGGCGCCGCCATCAAGGCGCGGTTCGGATGGAAGGTGCCCAGCGCATGA
- a CDS encoding histidinol-phosphate transaminase gives MTGTDTPGSASASRAGTDTARVTRLDDLPVRDELRGQSPYGAPQLDVPVRLNTNENPYPLPEPLVERIAERVREVARDLNRYPDRDAVELRAALAEYLVRTGPADAPELGVAQVWAANGSNEVIQQLLQVFGGPGRTALGFEPSYSMHSLIARGTGTAWICGPRSADFTIDPDAAVRAIAEHRPDVVFVTTPNNPTGNAVPMETVLAIHDAAQRAKPSMVIVDEAYIEFSHGASLLPLLAGRPHLVLSRTMSKAFGAAGLRLGYLAADPAVVDAVQLVRLPYHLSSVTQATALAALEHTDTLLKYVERLKDERDRLVAELRTIGYEVTESDANFVQFGRFDGPGGAHAAWRSILDRGVLVRDNGVPGWLRVSTGTPEENDAFLDAVRDLKKEQEQGG, from the coding sequence ATGACCGGCACGGACACCCCGGGGAGCGCCTCCGCCTCCCGCGCCGGCACGGACACCGCCCGCGTGACGCGCCTCGACGACCTGCCGGTGCGCGACGAACTGCGCGGCCAGAGCCCCTACGGCGCCCCCCAGCTCGACGTACCCGTCCGGCTGAACACCAACGAGAACCCCTACCCGCTGCCGGAACCGCTCGTCGAGCGCATCGCCGAGCGGGTCCGCGAGGTCGCCCGCGACCTCAACCGCTACCCGGACCGCGACGCCGTCGAGCTGCGCGCCGCCCTCGCGGAGTACCTGGTCAGGACGGGCCCGGCGGACGCCCCCGAGCTGGGCGTCGCGCAGGTCTGGGCGGCCAACGGCTCGAACGAGGTCATCCAGCAGCTGCTCCAGGTCTTCGGCGGCCCCGGCCGCACCGCCCTGGGCTTCGAGCCGTCCTACTCGATGCACAGCCTCATCGCCCGCGGCACCGGCACGGCCTGGATCTGCGGGCCGCGCTCCGCCGACTTCACCATCGACCCCGACGCGGCCGTCCGCGCCATCGCCGAGCACCGCCCGGACGTGGTCTTCGTCACCACGCCGAACAACCCGACGGGCAACGCGGTGCCCATGGAGACGGTCCTCGCGATCCACGACGCCGCGCAGCGGGCCAAGCCGTCCATGGTGATCGTCGACGAGGCGTACATCGAGTTCAGCCACGGCGCCTCGCTGCTGCCCCTGCTCGCCGGGCGGCCCCACCTGGTGCTGTCGCGCACCATGTCCAAGGCGTTCGGCGCGGCCGGCCTGCGGCTCGGCTACCTCGCCGCGGACCCGGCGGTGGTGGACGCCGTGCAGCTCGTCCGCCTGCCGTACCACCTCTCGTCGGTCACCCAGGCCACCGCCCTCGCCGCCCTGGAGCACACCGACACGCTCCTGAAGTACGTCGAGCGGCTCAAGGACGAGCGCGACAGGCTGGTGGCGGAACTGCGTACGATCGGATACGAGGTGACCGAGTCGGACGCGAACTTCGTACAGTTCGGACGGTTCGACGGTCCCGGAGGCGCGCACGCCGCCTGGCGGAGCATCCTCGACCGTGGCGTCCTGGTCAGGGACAACGGCGTGCCGGGCTGGCTGCGGGTGTCCACCGGCACCCCTGAGGAGAACGACGCGTTCCTCGATGCGGTGCGCGATCTGAAGAAGGAGCAGGAGCAAGGCGGATGA